A genomic region of Zalophus californianus isolate mZalCal1 chromosome 11, mZalCal1.pri.v2, whole genome shotgun sequence contains the following coding sequences:
- the C11H11orf16 gene encoding LOW QUALITY PROTEIN: uncharacterized protein C11orf16 homolog (The sequence of the model RefSeq protein was modified relative to this genomic sequence to represent the inferred CDS: deleted 2 bases in 1 codon; substituted 2 bases at 2 genomic stop codons) — protein MDTHSTCGAGGTVSLFNHVHLPTPWQPARQPAVSRAEALSPNCQKAEAEEFGAVGKSPWGQTCGLGQELWWAGAAKCDLGPREARLNRSVEDTTLGSQLGLELVLEATESSAGPGTPLPKYRSVATTLKSPSRTGAAPPGTLLHLPLCHPSTWHNLLSRYASYHPCLHMADSAWQGPGWLGRVGDAADTWVLARRGPDGFYYQAQIKAAPELERRGALLVEFEVPLVTDPKLPAQRQNVVLEDDVIQFLPSTXCLLRPGDTVLAPWEPDQQRYGPSTVLLASEARDPQRASKEGEITVHFWNGRTASVSRGGVRXVPPPVWKKAVGRPHKPSVEEHAGALLWAPCCSPLGPAAGWVTNGLSPGTLFLCPPCVPQACCQLLGQGCLCPCPLAGPTWWPLTRAKEHPEVELKPTAPRLPLEGPKEEERGVQAPLGVSSSSSSSEEDLENDLHVSLPQRLMVDSTVNTDPILLEKSPRRQGGLCQPEWRYWRRNGSQPHPGKPGTRHGTIWREKRGNKQQRVQSVVLGNTKELVLEASGVKPPQILPEDGEHREWSPGTATHQRDQNALRLKAPRSQEAKRAVVVTT, from the exons ATGGACACACACTCTACCTGTGGAGCTGGAGGTACAGTCAGCCTCTTTAACCACGTGCACCTGCCAACG CCGTGGCAGCCGGCTCGGCAACCAGCAGTCAGTCGGGCTGAGGCCCTGAGCCCCAACTGTCAGAAGGCTGAGGCGGAGGAGTTTGGGGCTGTGGGTAAGTCCCCCTGGGGTCAGACCTGTGGACTTGGGCAGGAGCTCTGGTGGGCTGGGGCAGCGAAGTGTGATCTTGGGCCCCGGGAGGCGCGTCTGAACAGGTCTGTGGAGGACACGACCCTGGGGTCTCAGCTGGGGCTAGAGTTAGTCCTGGAG GCCACGGAATCCTCTGCAGGGCCTGGGACGCCTTTGCCCAAATACCGCAGTGTGGCCACGACCCTGAAGTCCCCTTCCAGGACTGGCGCTGCTCCTCCT GGGACTCTCCTTCACCTGCCCCTTTGCCATCCAAGCACCTGGCACAACTTGCTCTCCAG ATATGCATCTTACCACCCGTGTCTCCACATGGCTGACTCAGCATGGCAGGGGCCTGGCTGGTTGGGAAGAGTTGGAGATGCTGCTGACACATGGGTCCTGGCAAGAAGGGGACCAGATGGCTTTTATTACCAGGCTCAGATAAAGGCTGCTCCAGAG CTGGAGAGACGGGGCGCCCTGCTTGTGGAATTTGAGGTTCCCCTCGTCACAGACCCAAAGCTGCCAGCCCAGCGGCAGAACGTGGTCTTAGAAGATGATGTCATTCAGTTCTTGCCGTCCACGTAATGCTTGCTGCGACCTGGGGACACGGTGCTTGCCCCCTGGGAGCCAGACCAACAGCGGTATGGCCCTAGCACCGTTCTCTTGGCCTCAGAGGCAAGAGACCCCCAGAGAG CAtcaaaagaaggagaaattacTGTTCACTTCTGGAATGGCAGGACAGCTAGTGTGTCTAGAGGTGGGGTCAGGTGAGTGCCCCCTCCTGTCTGGAAGAAGGCTGTGGGGAGGCCGCACAAGCCTTCAGTCGAGGAGCACGCTGGCGCCCTCCTCTGGGCCCCTTGCTGCTCTCCACTTGGACCGGCTGCTGGATGGGTCACCAATGGGCTTTCTCCGGGCACTCTGTTCCTGTGTCCTCCCTGCGTCCCCCAGGCCTGCTGCCAACTGCTGGGCCAGGGctgcctctgcccttgccccttgGCTGGACCTACCTGGTGGCCTCTAACCAGGGCCAAAGAACATCCAGAGGTAGAACTGAAGCCCACAGCACCACGTTTGCCCCTAGAGGGTcctaaagaagaggaaagaggggtGCAAGCTCCCCTGGgggtttcttcttcttcctcttcctccgaAGAGGATTTGGAGAATGATCTGCACGTTAGCCTCCCCCAGAGGCTGATGGTGGACAGCACAGTCAACACAGACCCCATCCTTCTTGAGAAGTCTCCAAGGAGGCAGGGTGGCCTATGCCAGCCTGAGTGGAGGTATTGGAGGAGAAACGGGTCCCAGCCGCACCCTGGGAAGCCAG GAACAAGACATGGAACCATCTGGAGAGAAAAGAGGGGCAACAAACAACAAAGGGTACAGAGTGTAGTGCTGGGGAATACGAAGGAGCTGGTCCTGGAAGCAAGCGGCGTGAAGCCACCACAGATCCTGCCAGAGGACGGTGAACACAGAGAATGGAGTCCGGGAACAGCGACCCACCAGAGGGACCAAAATGCCCTCAGACTGAAAGCCCCGAGGAGCCAG gaaGCTAAAAGAGCAGTGGTGGTAACTACCTGA
- the ASCL3 gene encoding achaete-scute homolog 3, with protein sequence MDNRSYSNLPEKLPTFSDSVHLPLTRSFYLDPMVTFHLYPDAPVSSPYSEDLPLLPFPSDSLFMENYGEPCPFSFPMPYPNYRRCEYSYGTAFIRKRNERERQRVKCVNEGYAQLRHHLPEEYLEKRLSKVETLRAAIKYINYLQSLLYPDKAEAKNSPGKVSSIMAATSRHTDPIFRII encoded by the coding sequence ATGGACAATCGAAGCTACTCTAATCTGCCAGAAAAGCTGCCTACCTTCTCTGATTCTGTCCACTTGCCACTGACCAGGTCCTTCTATCTGGACCCCATGGTCACTTTCCACTTGTACCCTGATGCCCCGGTGTCGTCCCCTTACTCTGAAGACCTGCCATTGCTGCCCTTTCCCAGCGATTCCCTATTCATGGAAAATTATGGTGAAccctgccccttctccttcccaaTGCCTTATCCAAATTACAGAAGGTGTGAATACTCCTATGGGACGGCCTTTATCCGCAAAAGGAATGAGCGGGAAAGGCAGCGGGTGAAGTGTGTCAATGAAGGCTACGCCCAGCTCCGACATCATCTGCCAGAGGAGTACTTGGAGAAACGACTCAGCAAAGTGGAAACCCTCAGAGCTGCCATCAAGTATATTAATTATCTGCAGTCTCTTCTGTACCCTGATAAGGCGGAGGCCAAGAATAGCCCTGGGAAAGTTTCCTCCATAATGGCAGCCACCAGCCGCCACACTGACCCCATTTTTAGAATCATTTGA